The Desulfomicrobium apsheronum genome includes a region encoding these proteins:
- the ilvB gene encoding biosynthetic-type acetolactate synthase large subunit — protein sequence MVLTGAQILMECLKREGVDLIFGFPGGAVIDIYDELPKHPIKHILVRHEQAAVHAADGFARASGKVGVCLVTSGPGATNTVTGIATAYMDSIPMVVITGQVPTHLIGNDAFQEADIVGITRPCTKHNYLVKNVADLATTIKQAFYIARTGRPGPVLIDLPKDVVNSKTKFSYPETISLRSYNPNVNPNRKQLRKAAELIANSKQPVIYAGGGVISSDSAAELKQLAETFHLPVTTTLMGLGAFPGDHPGWLGMLGMHGTFTANMAVNNCDLLISVGARFDDRVTGRINSFAARAKIIHIDVDPTSISKNVVVDVPIVADCKQGLAGLIEEAAKIEGVDWQAKHEAWNTSLTEMRASHPLGYAKNGGAIKPQWVVEKIHELSKGEAIIATEVGQNQMWAAQFYTYRKPRTLLTSGGLGTMGYGFPAAIGAQFAFPDKLVIDIAGDGSIQMNIQELATAVSYNVPVKIVILNNGYLGMVRQWQELFYKKNYCATCLHTNPDFVALAKAYGAEGFLVDKAEDLEATLKAAFAYPGPVIVDVRVEPEENVAPMVPAGAALSEMLLV from the coding sequence ATGGTCCTCACCGGTGCCCAGATTCTAATGGAGTGTTTGAAGCGGGAAGGGGTTGATCTCATTTTCGGATTTCCCGGGGGTGCGGTCATCGACATTTATGACGAGCTCCCCAAGCACCCGATCAAACATATTCTGGTCCGTCACGAACAGGCCGCAGTCCATGCAGCCGACGGTTTTGCAAGGGCATCGGGCAAGGTGGGCGTATGCCTGGTCACTTCCGGACCCGGTGCGACCAACACCGTGACCGGGATCGCCACGGCCTACATGGATTCCATTCCCATGGTTGTGATCACGGGGCAGGTGCCCACGCACCTGATCGGCAACGACGCCTTTCAGGAAGCCGACATCGTGGGCATCACCCGGCCCTGCACCAAGCATAACTATCTGGTCAAGAACGTCGCCGACTTGGCCACGACCATCAAGCAGGCATTTTATATCGCAAGGACAGGTCGGCCGGGTCCTGTCCTCATCGATCTGCCCAAGGACGTGGTCAATTCCAAGACCAAGTTTTCCTATCCCGAGACCATAAGCCTGCGCAGCTACAATCCCAACGTGAATCCGAACCGCAAGCAGCTGCGCAAGGCAGCGGAGCTCATCGCCAACAGCAAGCAGCCCGTGATCTATGCCGGCGGCGGAGTCATCTCCTCCGACAGCGCCGCAGAACTGAAGCAGCTGGCCGAAACATTTCACCTGCCGGTCACGACCACCCTCATGGGGCTTGGCGCATTCCCGGGCGATCATCCCGGGTGGCTCGGCATGCTCGGCATGCACGGGACATTCACGGCCAACATGGCCGTCAACAACTGTGACCTGCTCATCTCCGTGGGCGCGCGTTTCGACGACCGCGTCACGGGTCGGATCAATTCCTTCGCCGCCAGGGCCAAGATCATACACATCGACGTGGACCCCACCTCCATCAGCAAGAACGTGGTCGTGGATGTGCCCATCGTCGCGGACTGCAAGCAGGGCCTGGCCGGGCTCATCGAGGAAGCGGCGAAGATCGAGGGTGTGGACTGGCAGGCCAAGCACGAGGCCTGGAACACGTCCCTGACCGAGATGCGCGCCTCCCATCCGCTTGGCTACGCAAAGAATGGCGGGGCCATCAAGCCGCAGTGGGTGGTGGAGAAAATTCACGAGCTCTCCAAGGGAGAGGCCATCATCGCGACGGAGGTCGGCCAGAACCAGATGTGGGCCGCGCAGTTCTACACCTACCGCAAGCCGCGCACTCTTCTGACCTCCGGCGGTCTTGGAACCATGGGCTACGGTTTTCCGGCGGCCATCGGGGCCCAGTTCGCCTTTCCGGACAAGCTGGTGATCGATATCGCGGGCGACGGCTCCATCCAGATGAACATCCAGGAACTGGCCACGGCGGTCAGTTACAATGTGCCGGTCAAGATCGTCATCCTGAACAACGGCTACCTCGGCATGGTCCGGCAGTGGCAGGAACTTTTCTACAAGAAGAACTATTGCGCCACCTGCCTGCACACCAATCCCGATTTCGTGGCTCTGGCCAAGGCGTACGGAGCGGAGGGCTTCCTGGTCGACAAGGCTGAGGATCTGGAGGCGACGCTGAAAGCTGCCTTCGCCTATCCGGGCCCGGTCATTGTCGATGTACGCGTCGAGCCCGAGGAAAACGTCGCGCCCATGGTCCCGGCAGGCGCGGCCCTGTCGGAAATGTTGCTGGTTTAG
- the miaA gene encoding tRNA (adenosine(37)-N6)-dimethylallyltransferase MiaA: MTDISLLCLVGATGTGKTAAALALARALGGAVVNFDSRQVYAGLGVVTAQPTAQERAVCPHALYGYLPISTPVRAGAFAGEIMDQARAYRDRGLAPILVGGTGLYLKSLVDGLAPIPDIDPRIREEVVRECQALGSQVLHGRLQLLDPDYAAKIHPNDPQRICRALEVIAATGQTLTWWHGQTARPAGLRVLKIGISADLNSLTPRLARRIDLMLEAGAQEEVRLAYESCPDRLAPGFSGIGCPELLSVLLDGVSLDQARRDWLRSTRAYAKRQLTWFNKDNEIFWHQPEDVRGIVDRAGRFLESADVS; the protein is encoded by the coding sequence ATGACGGACATTTCGCTTCTCTGTCTGGTCGGAGCCACGGGCACGGGCAAGACCGCAGCGGCTCTGGCGCTGGCCCGGGCGCTTGGTGGCGCGGTGGTCAACTTCGATTCCCGGCAGGTCTATGCCGGACTCGGGGTGGTCACGGCCCAGCCCACGGCACAGGAGCGGGCCGTCTGCCCGCATGCCCTCTACGGATACCTGCCCATAAGCACTCCCGTACGCGCCGGGGCCTTTGCCGGCGAGATCATGGATCAGGCCCGGGCCTATCGGGACAGGGGGCTGGCGCCCATCCTTGTAGGGGGGACCGGCCTTTATCTGAAAAGTCTTGTCGATGGCCTGGCCCCCATTCCCGACATCGATCCGCGTATCCGCGAGGAAGTGGTCCGCGAATGCCAGGCCCTTGGATCGCAGGTTCTGCACGGCCGTCTGCAACTCCTTGATCCCGACTATGCCGCAAAAATCCATCCCAACGATCCCCAGCGCATCTGCCGCGCCCTGGAAGTCATTGCCGCCACCGGACAGACCCTGACCTGGTGGCACGGCCAAACTGCCCGGCCCGCAGGCTTGCGGGTGCTCAAGATCGGCATTTCCGCCGATCTGAATTCCCTGACGCCGCGCCTGGCCCGGCGTATCGACCTGATGCTTGAGGCGGGAGCCCAGGAGGAAGTGCGGCTGGCCTACGAGAGCTGCCCGGACCGCCTGGCTCCGGGGTTTTCCGGCATCGGATGCCCGGAGCTGCTGTCGGTTCTGCTTGACGGCGTGAGCCTCGACCAGGCCCGCCGTGACTGGCTGCGCAGCACCCGGGCCTACGCCAAGCGCCAGCTGACCTGGTTCAACAAGGACAACGAAATTTTCTGGCACCAGCCCGAAGATGTGCGCGGCATCGTGGATCGGGCCGGGCGGTTCCTGGAGTCGGCTGACGTCTCCTGA
- a CDS encoding DUF167 domain-containing protein, whose protein sequence is MCTDHPVFVAPAKNGGWRLGLWVQPGARKTEVAGMHGDYLKIRLQAPAVDNKANSALTVFVSRILGIKASQVVIESGHASRQKNLLLDVEEEPDWNVFSEKALGKP, encoded by the coding sequence ATGTGTACGGATCACCCGGTTTTCGTCGCGCCGGCCAAGAATGGAGGCTGGCGGCTTGGGCTCTGGGTTCAGCCCGGGGCCAGAAAAACCGAAGTCGCGGGCATGCATGGGGACTATCTGAAGATCCGGTTGCAGGCCCCGGCGGTTGACAACAAGGCCAACAGCGCGTTGACCGTATTCGTGTCCAGAATTTTGGGAATCAAGGCTTCGCAGGTGGTCATCGAGTCCGGGCATGCGTCCCGGCAAAAGAACCTGCTGCTGGACGTGGAGGAAGAGCCTGACTGGAACGTGTTTTCGGAGAAGGCATTGGGCAAACCATAA
- the ilvN gene encoding acetolactate synthase small subunit codes for MRHVLSILVENEPGVLSRVVGLFSGRGFNIESLNVGPTLETGVSHITICTSGDEQIIEQIMKQLHKLITVIKVVDLTHLQAVEREIVLMKVGAEDAKRAEVLRIADIFRCKVVDVSPDELTLEITGDQGKIKAVVALLQRFGVKEFIRAGTVAMRRSMQLAD; via the coding sequence ATGAGACATGTCTTATCCATACTTGTTGAGAACGAACCTGGAGTTCTGTCCCGCGTGGTCGGCCTTTTCAGCGGCCGGGGATTCAATATCGAATCCCTGAACGTGGGTCCGACCCTGGAGACGGGAGTTTCCCACATCACCATCTGCACCAGCGGTGACGAACAGATCATCGAACAGATCATGAAGCAGCTGCACAAGCTCATCACCGTGATCAAGGTCGTCGATCTGACGCACTTGCAGGCGGTCGAGAGGGAAATCGTGCTCATGAAGGTCGGTGCGGAAGACGCCAAGCGCGCGGAAGTGCTGCGCATAGCGGATATTTTCAGGTGCAAGGTGGTTGATGTCAGCCCTGACGAGCTGACCCTTGAAATCACCGGTGATCAGGGCAAGATAAAGGCCGTTGTGGCCCTTTTGCAGCGTTTCGGCGTCAAGGAGTTCATCCGCGCCGGGACTGTGGCCATGCGCCGCAGCATGCAGCTTGCCGACTGA
- the coaD gene encoding pantetheine-phosphate adenylyltransferase: MAQKLERVAVYPGTFDPFTNGHLSLVRRGLEVFDKVIVGVAKDSGKNPLFTLDERVEMIREVFRGQLRVEVEGFSGLLVEYVPSKGANTILRGLRAVSDFEYEFQMALMNRKLKPSIHTVFMMTDYRWLYISSTIIKDVARLGGVVEGLVPESILARVTARMEEKRNALALPVSGEPKLT, encoded by the coding sequence ATGGCGCAGAAACTAGAGCGGGTGGCGGTCTATCCGGGCACCTTCGATCCTTTTACCAACGGGCATTTGAGTCTGGTGCGCAGGGGCCTTGAAGTCTTCGACAAGGTCATCGTGGGCGTGGCCAAGGACTCGGGCAAGAACCCTCTTTTCACGCTCGATGAGCGGGTGGAGATGATTCGCGAGGTTTTTCGCGGTCAGCTGCGCGTCGAGGTGGAAGGCTTTTCCGGGCTGCTGGTCGAGTACGTGCCAAGCAAGGGCGCCAACACGATCCTGCGCGGGCTCCGTGCGGTCTCGGATTTCGAATACGAATTCCAGATGGCCCTCATGAATCGAAAACTCAAGCCCAGCATCCATACCGTCTTCATGATGACGGATTACCGCTGGCTCTACATCAGCTCGACCATCATCAAGGATGTGGCCAGGCTGGGCGGAGTCGTTGAGGGGCTGGTGCCCGAAAGCATCCTCGCCCGTGTGACCGCGCGCATGGAAGAGAAACGGAACGCTCTGGCTCTGCCTGTTTCCGGAGAGCCGAAGCTGACATGA
- a CDS encoding helix-turn-helix domain-containing protein has protein sequence MSKEQLGKRIKRFREMNEISLEDLAQRTGLEIAFLKSLEDDSVYPSLGPLLKVARGLGVRMGTFLDDELGQDPLIVRLGEREEGLSMLGGKGCSVDMKFYSLGKGKTDRHMEPFFVELMPAACGETKLSSHEGEEFIVVHEGCIEITYGKDVLTLGKGDSIYLNSIVPHHVAAGGNAPASIYAVLYFPE, from the coding sequence ATGAGCAAAGAGCAACTCGGCAAGCGTATCAAACGATTCCGGGAAATGAACGAAATCAGTCTTGAGGACCTGGCCCAGCGCACGGGTTTGGAAATTGCGTTTCTCAAATCCCTGGAAGACGACTCGGTCTATCCGTCCCTTGGACCGCTGCTTAAAGTAGCGCGTGGCCTTGGGGTGCGCATGGGCACATTCCTGGATGACGAGTTGGGGCAGGATCCGCTCATCGTGCGTCTGGGGGAAAGGGAGGAGGGGCTCAGCATGCTTGGCGGCAAGGGCTGTTCCGTGGACATGAAGTTCTATTCCCTTGGCAAGGGCAAGACCGATCGGCACATGGAGCCTTTTTTCGTCGAGCTCATGCCTGCCGCCTGCGGCGAGACAAAACTGTCCAGCCACGAAGGCGAGGAGTTCATCGTCGTGCACGAGGGGTGCATCGAAATCACCTACGGAAAGGACGTGCTGACTCTCGGCAAGGGAGATTCCATCTATCTCAATTCCATCGTTCCGCATCACGTGGCGGCTGGCGGGAACGCCCCGGCCTCCATCTATGCGGTGCTCTATTTTCCGGAATAG
- the ilvC gene encoding ketol-acid reductoisomerase codes for MKVYYDKDADLNILKDKVVAIIGYGSQGHAHAQNLRDSGVQVVIGQRPGGPNWQLAREHGFEPVSAAEAAKKADLIQILVQDQYQPKVYEEEILPNLAPGKTLVFGHGFNIHYNQIIPPKDVDVVMIAPKGPGHLVRREFEKGGGVPCLVAVYQDATGQALGKALAYAAGVGGTRSGVLETTFREETETDLFGEQAVLCGGVSELIRAGFETLTKAGYQPEIAFFECMHELKLIVDLLYEGGFKKMHHSISDTAEYGDYVTGPRVINDESRKAMQKVLEEIQDGTFARNWILENKANLPFFLARRRQSHEHQVEKVGDSLREMMAWLQK; via the coding sequence ATGAAAGTTTATTACGACAAGGACGCGGATCTGAATATACTCAAGGACAAGGTCGTGGCCATCATCGGGTATGGCAGCCAGGGGCACGCTCATGCGCAGAACCTGCGCGACTCCGGTGTGCAGGTCGTCATCGGCCAGCGTCCCGGCGGACCCAACTGGCAGCTGGCGCGCGAGCACGGCTTCGAGCCTGTCAGCGCGGCCGAAGCGGCCAAGAAGGCCGACCTGATCCAGATCCTGGTCCAGGACCAGTATCAGCCCAAGGTCTACGAAGAGGAAATCCTGCCGAATCTGGCCCCGGGCAAGACCCTTGTCTTTGGTCACGGTTTCAACATCCACTACAACCAGATCATCCCCCCCAAGGATGTGGACGTGGTCATGATCGCGCCCAAGGGCCCTGGCCATCTGGTGCGCCGTGAATTCGAGAAGGGCGGCGGAGTGCCTTGTCTGGTAGCAGTCTATCAGGACGCCACGGGGCAGGCCCTGGGCAAGGCTCTGGCCTATGCGGCCGGCGTCGGCGGAACCCGTTCCGGCGTGCTTGAAACCACTTTTCGCGAAGAGACCGAGACCGATCTCTTCGGCGAGCAGGCCGTGCTTTGCGGCGGCGTGAGCGAACTCATCCGCGCCGGTTTCGAGACCTTGACCAAGGCCGGATACCAGCCCGAGATCGCCTTTTTCGAGTGCATGCATGAACTCAAGCTGATCGTTGACCTCCTCTATGAGGGCGGATTCAAGAAGATGCACCATTCCATCAGCGACACGGCCGAATACGGTGACTACGTGACCGGCCCCCGGGTCATCAACGATGAGTCCCGCAAGGCCATGCAGAAGGTGCTCGAAGAGATTCAGGACGGCACCTTCGCCCGCAACTGGATTCTGGAAAACAAGGCGAATCTGCCTTTCTTCCTGGCCAGAAGACGTCAGAGCCACGAGCATCAGGTGGAGAAGGTTGGAGACAGCCTGCGCGAAATGATGGCTTGGCTACAGAAATAA
- a CDS encoding HAD family hydrolase, translating into MTADAGQPRRFDLRRIRGVVFDCDGVLFDSRDVNRHYYNHIRGALGLAPMSREEEDYAFMHTVDKAMARIIPVELRPEAAHVQGRMTYDDFIDRMVPEPGLLELLHALEKLGVRMAVNTNRKNSMEMVLERFELTRFFHPVMTAAKVALPKPDPEGLRRIVETWGLPEREMSYLGDSSVDQETTNRAGVPFWAYRNRDLTAQLHVDSFHELRQWFETGFCEIID; encoded by the coding sequence ATGACAGCTGACGCGGGCCAGCCCCGCCGTTTCGACTTGCGCCGGATTCGCGGCGTTGTGTTTGACTGTGACGGAGTGCTGTTCGATTCCAGGGATGTGAACCGTCACTATTACAACCACATTCGCGGCGCCCTCGGCCTTGCGCCCATGAGCCGGGAGGAAGAGGACTACGCGTTCATGCACACCGTGGACAAGGCCATGGCCCGGATCATCCCGGTGGAACTCCGGCCCGAGGCGGCGCATGTGCAGGGGCGTATGACCTACGACGACTTCATCGACCGCATGGTGCCGGAGCCGGGGCTTCTTGAGCTGCTCCATGCCCTGGAGAAGCTCGGGGTGCGCATGGCCGTCAACACCAACCGCAAGAATTCCATGGAGATGGTGCTGGAGCGGTTCGAACTGACGCGGTTCTTCCATCCTGTCATGACTGCGGCCAAGGTGGCCTTGCCCAAACCCGATCCCGAGGGCCTGCGGCGCATTGTCGAAACCTGGGGCCTGCCTGAGCGGGAGATGTCCTACCTCGGGGACTCGTCCGTGGATCAGGAAACCACGAACCGGGCCGGGGTCCCTTTCTGGGCCTACAGGAACCGGGATTTGACGGCCCAACTGCATGTGGACAGTTTCCATGAACTGCGGCAATGGTTTGAGACGGGTTTTTGCGAGATAATCGATTAG
- a CDS encoding YggT family protein gives MPVFSSFFAAIYYVADSVLSLYFWVVIASVVMSWINPDPYNPIVRGIRSLTEPVFYRIRKWLPFTYISGIDFSPFVVVLGIKFVQVFLARLMSQMMF, from the coding sequence ATGCCTGTTTTTTCTAGTTTTTTTGCGGCCATCTATTATGTGGCCGACAGCGTGTTGTCCCTGTATTTCTGGGTGGTCATCGCCTCCGTGGTCATGAGCTGGATCAATCCCGACCCTTACAATCCCATCGTGCGCGGGATCAGGAGTCTGACCGAGCCTGTTTTTTACCGTATCCGCAAGTGGTTGCCGTTTACGTATATAAGCGGGATTGATTTCTCGCCGTTTGTCGTGGTCCTTGGCATCAAGTTCGTGCAGGTTTTTTTGGCTCGACTGATGTCGCAGATGATGTTTTAG
- the rsmD gene encoding 16S rRNA (guanine(966)-N(2))-methyltransferase RsmD: MRIIAGEYRGRRIRTTEGPGYRPATGKVRESLFSMLESLGVDWSQTRVADIFAGSGSLGIEALSRGARDAVFVEKAAQAAALIRSNLEDLGVERRRCGVVKTDALRWLACGDRGPFGLVFIDPPYGKDLLLPTLGLLLEHGALAQDGIVCVEVEAGLRLENPPRQDLILLRDKLYGQTRICIWRRN; the protein is encoded by the coding sequence GTGCGCATCATCGCCGGGGAGTACAGGGGCAGGCGTATCCGAACCACCGAGGGGCCGGGCTACAGGCCCGCTACGGGCAAGGTGCGGGAGTCCCTGTTCTCCATGCTTGAGTCCCTGGGCGTGGACTGGTCCCAGACCCGGGTGGCGGACATATTCGCGGGCAGCGGGTCTCTTGGCATCGAGGCCTTGAGCCGGGGCGCCCGTGACGCCGTGTTCGTGGAGAAGGCCGCCCAGGCGGCGGCCCTCATCCGTTCCAATCTGGAGGACCTTGGCGTGGAGCGGCGGCGTTGCGGCGTGGTCAAGACGGACGCCCTGCGCTGGCTGGCCTGTGGCGACCGCGGGCCGTTCGGGCTTGTCTTCATCGATCCGCCCTACGGCAAGGACCTGCTGCTGCCCACTCTCGGGCTGCTTCTGGAACACGGGGCGCTCGCGCAGGACGGCATCGTCTGCGTCGAGGTGGAGGCGGGACTCAGGCTGGAAAACCCTCCCCGTCAGGATCTGATTCTTCTTCGTGACAAACTTTACGGGCAAACAAGGATTTGCATATGGCGCAGAAACTAG
- a CDS encoding DUF465 domain-containing protein yields MEQQDLELIAANLGHDEELKSLWEEHVGFEKILERYSGKAALSPAEDLEVKEYKKKKLAGKTRIQTLLEKYKRQEG; encoded by the coding sequence ATGGAACAGCAAGACCTCGAACTGATTGCGGCGAATTTGGGTCACGACGAGGAACTCAAGAGTCTGTGGGAGGAACATGTTGGTTTTGAAAAAATTCTGGAACGCTACTCGGGCAAAGCCGCGCTTTCCCCTGCCGAAGATCTGGAAGTGAAGGAATACAAGAAGAAAAAGCTGGCCGGAAAGACCCGGATCCAGACTTTGCTTGAGAAATACAAACGTCAGGAGGGATAG
- a CDS encoding twin-arginine translocase TatA/TatE family subunit, translated as MFGIGIPELLIILVIVLVIFGANKLPEIGSGMGRAIKNFKKATGEPEEIDVTPKSESKDASDKKE; from the coding sequence ATGTTTGGCATTGGTATCCCTGAGCTTCTAATAATACTGGTCATCGTCCTGGTCATTTTCGGGGCCAACAAGTTGCCTGAAATCGGATCAGGTATGGGCCGGGCCATCAAAAACTTCAAAAAAGCCACCGGCGAACCCGAAGAAATCGACGTCACGCCCAAGTCCGAGTCCAAGGACGCATCCGACAAGAAAGAATGA
- a CDS encoding AMP-binding protein: MDKPALREITLGQMLDESIMQHPDNEAVVYVDRNFRMTYREFGELVDNLAKGLMAMGVQKGEKMAIWATNVPYWVAFQFATAKIGAVLLTVNTFYKTAELEYLLKQSECENLLLIDSFRDTDYVQTVYDLVPELKTQERGYLRSEKFPDLKRVFFLGQEKHRGMYSMPELLALSRVTSEEDYKARQASLDPHDVVNMQYTSGTTGFPKGVMLTHYNIGNNGFWIGENQKFTHQDRVCLPVPLFHCFGCVLGVLAAVSHAATLVILEGFNPLMVLSAVEEEKCTALYGVPTMFISVLEHRSFPRYDLSSLRTGIMAGSPCPAPVMEKVMDLMNMKEITICYGLTETSPVMTQTRVNDSIEQRTRTVGRAMPEIEVRVVDPETNETVPAGVQGEVCCRGYNVMKGYYNNPDATAQAIDPDGWMHSGDLGTMDEDGYLSITGRLKDMIIRGGENVYPREIEEFLYRMEGIKDVQVVGVPSRKYGEEVGAFVILKEGFDYATEDIRDFCRGQISRYKIPKYVVFLDEYPMTASGKIQKFKLRDLSGQYFPEAMQ; this comes from the coding sequence ATGGACAAGCCTGCGTTGCGAGAAATTACCCTGGGCCAGATGCTTGATGAATCCATCATGCAGCACCCTGACAACGAAGCCGTGGTCTACGTGGACCGGAATTTTCGGATGACCTACCGGGAATTCGGGGAGCTGGTTGACAATCTGGCCAAGGGCCTCATGGCCATGGGCGTGCAGAAAGGCGAGAAGATGGCCATCTGGGCCACCAACGTTCCTTACTGGGTCGCTTTCCAGTTCGCCACGGCCAAGATCGGGGCTGTCTTGCTGACGGTCAACACCTTCTACAAGACGGCCGAACTGGAATACCTGCTCAAGCAGTCCGAGTGCGAGAACCTGCTCCTGATCGATTCCTTCAGGGATACGGACTACGTGCAGACCGTGTATGATCTGGTTCCCGAGCTCAAAACCCAGGAGCGGGGCTATCTGCGCAGCGAAAAATTCCCTGATCTCAAACGGGTGTTCTTTCTGGGTCAGGAGAAGCATCGGGGCATGTATTCCATGCCCGAGCTGCTGGCGCTCAGCCGCGTGACCTCGGAAGAGGATTACAAGGCCAGGCAGGCCTCCCTCGATCCCCACGATGTTGTCAACATGCAGTACACCTCGGGCACCACCGGGTTTCCCAAGGGTGTCATGCTGACGCATTACAACATCGGCAACAACGGGTTCTGGATCGGCGAAAACCAGAAATTCACCCACCAGGACCGGGTCTGCCTGCCCGTGCCCCTCTTTCACTGCTTTGGCTGCGTGCTCGGCGTCCTGGCTGCGGTCAGCCACGCCGCCACCCTGGTCATCCTCGAAGGCTTCAATCCGCTGATGGTCCTTTCAGCCGTGGAAGAGGAGAAGTGCACCGCGCTTTACGGCGTGCCCACCATGTTCATCAGCGTGCTCGAACATCGCTCCTTTCCGCGCTACGATCTTTCCTCCCTGCGCACGGGCATCATGGCCGGGTCGCCCTGTCCCGCGCCGGTTATGGAAAAGGTCATGGATCTCATGAACATGAAGGAAATCACGATCTGCTACGGCCTGACCGAGACCTCCCCGGTCATGACCCAGACCCGCGTCAACGATTCCATCGAGCAGCGCACGCGCACCGTGGGCCGGGCCATGCCCGAGATCGAGGTGCGCGTGGTCGACCCGGAGACGAATGAAACCGTGCCTGCGGGCGTGCAGGGCGAGGTCTGCTGCCGGGGCTACAATGTCATGAAGGGCTACTACAACAACCCCGACGCCACGGCCCAGGCCATCGACCCCGACGGCTGGATGCATTCCGGAGACCTCGGCACCATGGACGAGGACGGCTACCTGAGCATCACCGGCCGCCTGAAGGACATGATCATCCGTGGCGGCGAGAACGTCTATCCGCGTGAGATCGAGGAATTCCTCTACCGCATGGAAGGCATAAAAGACGTGCAGGTCGTGGGCGTGCCCAGTCGCAAGTACGGCGAGGAAGTGGGCGCGTTCGTCATCCTGAAAGAAGGCTTCGACTACGCCACCGAGGACATCCGCGACTTCTGTCGTGGCCAGATCTCGCGCTACAAGATCCCGAAGTATGTCGTTTTCCTGGATGAATATCCCATGACGGCGAGCGGCAAGATTCAGAAATTCAAGCTGCGCGACCTGTCCGGGCAGTATTTTCCGGAGGCCATGCAATAG